A genomic stretch from Methylorubrum extorquens includes:
- a CDS encoding signal transduction histidine kinase with N-terminal phosphotransfer and C-terminal response regulator receiver domains (Evidence 2b : Function from indirect experimental evidences (e.g. phenotypes); Product type r : regulator), translated as MDIRQQLLAAFEIEHREHLDAIRAALAAEGPVDWHDVFRRAHSLKGAARAVDLPPVEAVSHQLEALFERISAGQRPLDRAARAATHLALDRIEAYVAATATGQASMPEDALAALNACLDPEAAASEAARPEPDSPPVAPTPAPTAAPAATTEPAAELSQAVLRVPASAVEALTRASYGLWAALPGQGAVAERITRLSANAGALRRRTEAARRVPDTVPGGTDETEVAALRRALAEIETGLAALSREASDLAQGHKTVILSVETAARRLREETERLALVPAETVFGGLARAVRDMARSDGQDVEVTTRGLDLPVDRAMLQALKDPVLHALRNALSHGAESPESRQRQGKPASLSIGLTVEAQGGRLVLGIHDDGRGPDLAAIETTGRARGLIAPGERLDPDRLLALPFEPGFSTAGAVDALSGRGMGLSVVAEVARSLHGQVQLVRRHPHGTSLILTLPLSAARRPVLIVTAGGTRFALPSGAAEALSRLDASALSTVAGRPVAQVAGEGGETVTLPLAELGDLLGLGIARPEGATIPIVRLRGTRGRCLLAVDRLEEVRTLLVLPAPPIGSDPALVTGTVILGTDTPALVLDPDGLIDRLGRAGSRAARSPSKGLGDGSGTIPETRRSTILVVDDSITTRTLEKSILEAAGYRVIVCVDGQEALDRLRARIEPVDLVVADVEMPRLTGFGLVEALRAEEDFARLPIVLMTSRGDEEDVARGLELGADAYLTKQKFDQRELLDTIGQLL; from the coding sequence ATGGACATCCGCCAGCAGCTTCTCGCCGCCTTCGAGATCGAGCACCGCGAGCATCTCGACGCGATCCGCGCCGCCCTCGCGGCGGAGGGGCCGGTCGATTGGCACGACGTGTTCCGTCGCGCCCACAGCCTGAAGGGCGCCGCCCGCGCCGTCGACCTGCCTCCCGTGGAGGCGGTCTCGCACCAGCTCGAAGCCCTGTTCGAGCGCATCAGCGCCGGACAGCGCCCGCTCGACCGCGCGGCACGGGCCGCGACCCATCTCGCCCTCGACCGGATCGAGGCCTACGTCGCCGCAACGGCGACAGGGCAGGCGAGCATGCCCGAGGATGCGCTGGCCGCGCTGAACGCCTGCCTCGACCCTGAAGCCGCCGCTTCGGAGGCGGCTCGGCCCGAGCCGGATTCGCCGCCGGTCGCACCGACACCCGCGCCAACGGCCGCTCCGGCTGCCACGACCGAACCGGCCGCCGAGCTTTCACAGGCCGTTCTTCGCGTCCCCGCCTCGGCCGTCGAAGCCCTGACGCGGGCGAGCTACGGGCTCTGGGCCGCGCTGCCGGGCCAGGGGGCCGTCGCCGAGCGCATCACGCGGCTCTCGGCGAATGCGGGGGCCCTGCGCCGCCGCACGGAGGCCGCCCGCCGCGTTCCGGATACCGTCCCCGGCGGGACCGACGAAACGGAGGTTGCGGCTTTGCGCCGGGCGCTCGCCGAGATCGAGACCGGACTGGCCGCCTTGTCGCGCGAAGCCTCCGACCTCGCGCAGGGGCACAAGACCGTCATCCTGTCGGTCGAGACCGCCGCGCGCCGCCTGCGCGAGGAAACCGAGCGCCTCGCGCTGGTGCCGGCCGAGACGGTGTTCGGCGGCCTCGCCCGCGCGGTGCGCGACATGGCCCGCTCCGACGGACAGGACGTCGAGGTCACGACGCGCGGGCTCGACCTACCGGTCGACCGGGCGATGCTTCAGGCGCTCAAGGATCCGGTGCTGCACGCCCTGCGCAACGCGCTGAGCCACGGGGCGGAGAGTCCGGAGAGCCGGCAGCGCCAGGGCAAGCCCGCCTCCCTGTCGATCGGGCTCACCGTCGAGGCGCAGGGCGGCCGGCTCGTCCTCGGTATTCACGACGATGGCCGCGGGCCCGACCTCGCGGCGATCGAGACGACGGGTCGCGCCCGCGGGCTGATCGCGCCGGGCGAGAGGCTCGATCCGGATCGGCTGCTCGCGCTGCCGTTCGAGCCGGGCTTCTCCACCGCCGGGGCGGTCGATGCCCTGTCGGGCCGCGGCATGGGCCTGTCGGTCGTGGCCGAGGTCGCCCGCTCCCTGCACGGACAAGTGCAGCTCGTCCGCCGTCATCCGCACGGCACGTCGCTGATCCTCACCCTGCCGCTCTCGGCCGCGCGGCGGCCGGTTCTGATCGTCACCGCCGGCGGTACGCGCTTCGCCCTGCCGAGCGGTGCCGCGGAAGCGCTGTCGCGGCTCGATGCCTCGGCCCTGTCCACGGTCGCGGGCCGACCCGTGGCGCAGGTGGCGGGAGAGGGCGGCGAGACCGTGACGCTGCCGCTCGCCGAACTCGGCGATCTGCTCGGCCTCGGCATCGCCCGTCCGGAGGGCGCGACGATCCCGATCGTGCGTCTACGCGGCACGCGGGGGCGCTGCCTGCTCGCGGTCGATCGCCTGGAGGAGGTGCGCACACTCCTCGTCCTGCCCGCACCGCCGATCGGCAGCGATCCCGCCCTCGTCACCGGCACGGTGATCCTCGGCACCGATACGCCCGCCCTCGTCCTCGATCCGGACGGGCTCATCGACCGACTCGGCCGTGCCGGTTCGCGCGCCGCCCGGTCCCCGTCCAAAGGACTTGGGGACGGCAGCGGAACGATCCCAGAAACGCGACGTTCGACGATTCTTGTCGTGGACGACTCGATCACCACCCGCACCTTGGAGAAGAGCATCTTGGAAGCGGCGGGCTACCGCGTGATCGTCTGCGTCGACGGGCAGGAGGCGCTCGACCGTCTGCGGGCGCGCATCGAGCCAGTCGATCTCGTGGTCGCCGACGTCGAGATGCCGCGCCTCACCGGTTTCGGCCTCGTCGAGGCTTTGCGGGCCGAGGAAGACTTCGCGCGTCTCCCCATCGTGCTGATGACGTCGCGCGGCGACGAGGAAGACGTCGCACGGGGATTGGAACTCGGCGCCGACGCCTACCTCACCAAGCAGAAATTCGATCAGCGCGAACTTTTGGACACCATCGGTCAGTTGCTGTGA
- a CDS encoding methyl-accepting chemotaxis sensory transducer (Evidence 3 : Putative function from multiple computational evidences; Product type rc : receptor) encodes MGGGPENPNPLPAPPAGVMSPVSISIGKRILLGFVAASLIVALLGAYALRQIGSVRDMTDLIVTRDVGVLRQLDDLGNVARNMGLVRRNAVIAVLTQAQGNTAPTSGRSDDFLGSWRQNVAELERLLNTITGEVKEYQSAALSADRVVAWSRLGAVFTETSEAFRQVRNASEQQLRAVDARDIATVEARNEDVNRLHDGLLRSISNARTALDGVISAGQRSVSDIYRNSVISVAITVAASILLSILVTVLISRAVVRPLEDVMRFVAQIGDGDLTGRLNRSGNDEIGRLGDTLNRMVAGLSDLARTNRAATADLNAAAAEIRASAQEQAASVEEQFAAVQETAATVDEITHSGAQISKRATEVIATAQAAAQTARSGLRAATDTAKAMDSIREQGEAVAGNIVALSEKTQAIGEIIVTVNDISERTHLLALNAAIEAAAAGESGRSFAIVASEMKLLADQAKGATAQVRGILGEIQRGINASVMLTEEAVKRAAAGKNRTDSTVRTIEEMAARVEEGVQTFQQIVASTNQQQLGIEQVMGALQNIRQASQQTAAGTREVETASANLTELAQGLMALAERYRL; translated from the coding sequence ATGGGGGGCGGCCCCGAGAACCCGAACCCTCTCCCCGCGCCGCCTGCCGGAGTCATGTCGCCCGTGTCGATCTCGATCGGAAAACGCATCCTCCTCGGCTTCGTGGCGGCGAGCCTGATCGTGGCGCTTCTGGGCGCCTACGCGCTGCGCCAGATCGGCAGCGTGCGCGACATGACCGACCTCATCGTGACGCGCGACGTCGGCGTGCTTCGTCAGCTCGACGACCTCGGCAACGTCGCGCGCAACATGGGTCTGGTGCGCCGCAACGCCGTGATCGCCGTTCTGACGCAGGCGCAGGGAAACACCGCGCCGACCTCTGGCCGCTCGGACGATTTCCTGGGAAGCTGGCGCCAGAACGTGGCGGAGCTGGAACGGCTCCTCAACACCATCACCGGCGAGGTGAAGGAGTACCAATCCGCCGCGCTCTCCGCGGATCGCGTCGTGGCGTGGAGCCGCCTCGGAGCCGTCTTCACCGAGACGAGCGAGGCGTTCCGCCAAGTCCGCAACGCCAGCGAGCAGCAGCTCCGCGCGGTGGATGCCCGCGACATCGCCACGGTCGAGGCAAGAAACGAGGACGTCAACCGGCTGCATGACGGCTTGCTGCGCAGCATCTCCAACGCCCGCACCGCCCTCGACGGCGTCATCAGCGCCGGCCAGCGCAGCGTCAGCGACATCTATCGTAACAGCGTGATCTCCGTCGCGATCACGGTCGCCGCCTCGATCCTGCTCTCCATCCTGGTGACGGTTCTGATCAGCCGCGCGGTGGTCCGCCCGCTGGAGGACGTGATGCGCTTCGTCGCGCAGATCGGTGACGGCGACCTCACGGGACGCTTGAACCGCTCCGGTAACGACGAGATCGGGCGGCTCGGCGACACGTTGAACCGGATGGTGGCCGGATTGTCCGACCTTGCCCGGACCAACCGCGCCGCCACCGCCGACCTCAACGCCGCGGCGGCCGAGATCCGCGCCTCCGCCCAGGAGCAGGCGGCCAGCGTCGAGGAGCAGTTCGCTGCCGTCCAGGAGACTGCGGCGACCGTCGACGAGATCACCCATTCGGGGGCGCAGATCTCGAAGCGCGCCACCGAAGTCATCGCCACCGCCCAGGCCGCGGCGCAGACCGCGCGCTCGGGCCTTCGCGCCGCCACCGACACCGCCAAGGCGATGGATTCGATCCGCGAGCAGGGCGAGGCGGTCGCCGGCAACATCGTCGCCCTCAGCGAGAAGACGCAGGCCATCGGCGAGATCATCGTCACGGTGAACGACATCTCCGAGCGCACCCACCTGCTCGCCCTCAACGCCGCCATCGAGGCGGCGGCGGCGGGCGAGAGCGGGCGCAGCTTCGCCATCGTCGCCTCCGAGATGAAGCTGCTGGCCGACCAAGCGAAGGGCGCGACCGCGCAGGTGCGCGGCATCCTCGGGGAGATCCAGCGCGGCATCAACGCCTCGGTCATGCTCACCGAGGAGGCGGTCAAGCGCGCCGCCGCCGGCAAGAACCGCACCGATTCGACCGTCCGCACCATCGAGGAGATGGCGGCACGCGTGGAGGAGGGCGTGCAGACCTTCCAGCAGATCGTGGCCTCGACCAACCAGCAGCAGCTCGGCATCGAGCAGGTGATGGGCGCGTTGCAGAACATCCGGCAGGCGAGCCAGCAGACGGCCGCCGGCACCCGCGAGGTCGAAACCGCCTCGGCCAACCTGACCGAGCTGGCACAGGGGCTGATGGCTCTGGCCGAGCGCTACCGGCTTTAG
- a CDS encoding cheW-like protein (Evidence 3 : Putative function from multiple computational evidences; Product type f : factor), whose translation MKIGVTAGADAEARAAALLDARAAALAARTVGQERTIETAPYLVCACGAERYGLPLTAVAGVTPERPCTALPGAPPALRGITAVSGVIVSVLDLAACLGLDRAETDEGGHVVRLRAQEPPVALAVDRVLGIAQIETTLTRPTTESESLGRGPLSGYAPPGSDRTGGIPEDFSLIDIPALLARFTT comes from the coding sequence GCCGCCGCGTTGCTCGATGCCCGCGCCGCCGCGCTCGCTGCCCGAACGGTAGGGCAGGAGCGGACGATCGAGACCGCGCCCTATCTCGTCTGCGCCTGCGGGGCGGAGCGCTACGGCCTGCCGCTCACCGCGGTCGCGGGCGTCACGCCCGAGCGGCCCTGCACGGCACTGCCGGGTGCACCGCCGGCGCTCCGAGGCATCACCGCGGTGTCGGGGGTGATCGTCAGTGTCCTCGACCTCGCCGCCTGCCTCGGGCTCGACCGCGCAGAGACGGATGAAGGCGGACACGTGGTGCGCCTGCGCGCGCAGGAGCCGCCGGTCGCACTCGCCGTCGATCGCGTGCTCGGTATCGCGCAGATCGAAACCACGCTGACCCGCCCGACGACGGAGTCGGAAAGTCTGGGACGCGGGCCGCTTTCGGGCTATGCACCGCCCGGCTCGGACAGGACGGGCGGAATCCCCGAGGACTTCTCCCTCATCGATATCCCGGCCCTGCTCGCCCGCTTCACGACCTGA